A portion of the Prinia subflava isolate CZ2003 ecotype Zambia chromosome 35, Cam_Psub_1.2, whole genome shotgun sequence genome contains these proteins:
- the ANKRD34A gene encoding ankyrin repeat domain-containing protein 34A — MPSPARRPPSAAVPSGLPMIPAEGSALLRAVSQGKFRLTRLLLEGGAYINEGNAAGTTPLMAACRAGYADPPEQPRMVQYLLENGADPNIPDKSGKTALMHACVERAGPAVAAVLLAHGADPSARDYAGGSALLYALERGDRETLQVLLDACRERGRDVIIITSATSPRGTKTTRQYLNSPPSPALCASPSQVQVRAAASPGATARDEERDVFRFPPAAPSTAPEPARAGPKRQLKRLNSEPWGLVVPGVEGTRGHSEETQGSLEGTQGPPEGARRALVEIRGPLEGTRRPLEGTQGPSESSWGSPEGPRAPLEGMSAALERLAGGLEGLQLRPRRHSVEGREVSGLPGASWAERVPPVPTPGRWAPAPDPPRGKPLRRDPPNPEPAIPMALRQPAGLLERRGSGTLPLEPPGPGRAGLLPPLPPRALLRRHSMQPEALRHLGAFCGGLGHEPGS, encoded by the coding sequence atgcccagccctgcccgccgcccccCCAGCGCCGCGGTGCCATCGGGGCTCCCCATGATCCCGGCGGAGGGTTCGGCGCTGCTGCGCGCCGTGTCCCAAGGGAAATTCCGCCTGAcccggctgctgctggagggaggagCCTACATCAACGAAGGCAACGCCGCGGGCACGACGCCGCTGATGGCAGCGTGCCGCGCTGGCTACGCCGATCCGCCTGAGCAGCCGCGGATGGTCCAGTACCTTCTGGAGAACGGTGCCGATCCCAACATTCCTGACAAATCTGGGAAGACAGCACTCATGCACGCCTGCGTCGAGCGCGCCGGCCCCGCTGTGGCCGCCGTCCTGCTGGCCCACGGCGCTGACCCCAGCGCCCGGGATTACGCGGGCGGCTCCGCGCTGCTTTACGCCTTGGAGCGCGGGGACCGGGAGAcgctgcaggtgctgctggatgCGTGTCGGGAGCGCGGGCGCGACGTCATCATCATCACTTCGGCCACGTCGCCCCGCGGAACCAAGACCACCCGGCAGTACCTGAACTCGCCCCCGTCGCCTGCGCTCTGCGCGTCCCCCTCCCAGGTGCAGGTGCGGGCGGCGGCGTCGCCCGGTGCTACCGCGAGGGACGAGGAGCGCGACGTGTTCCGCTTTCCGCCCGCGGCTCCAAGCACCGCTCCAGAaccggcccgggccgggcccaAGAGGCAGCTAAAGAGGCTCAACTCAGAGCCTTGGGGGCTGGTGGTGCCGGGGGTGGAGGGGACGCGGGGGCATTCGGAGGAGACACAGGGAAgcctggaggggacacagggacccccgGAGGGAGCACGGAGGGCCTTAGTTGAGATACGGGGACCCCTGGAAGGGACACGGAGACCCTTGGAGGGAACACAGGGCCCCTCAGAAAGTTCGTGGGGTTCCCCTGAGGGCCCACGGGCACCCCTGGAAGGGATGTCGGCCGCCCTGGAGCGGCTTGcaggggggctggaggggctgcagctgcgcCCGCGCCGGCACAGTGTGGAGGGACGCGAGGTCTCggggctgccaggagcctcCTGGGCAGAACGGGtgccccctgtccccaccccgggACGTTGGGCCCCAGCCCCTGATCCTCCGCGGGGCAAACCCCTGCGCCGGGACCCCCCCAATCCTGAGCCAGCCATCCCCATGGCGCTACGGCAGCCGGCTGGGCTGCTGGAGCGCCGTGGCTCTGGAACACTTCCCCTggagccccccgggccgggcagggctgggctgctccccCCACTGCCCCCCCGAGCACTGCTCCGCCGGCATTCCATGCAGCCAGAGGCCCTGCGGCATCTCGGGGCCTTCTGTGGGGGGCTGGGGCATGAGCCTGGCTCTTAG